A genomic stretch from Oleomonas cavernae includes:
- a CDS encoding lipid A biosynthesis lauroyl acyltransferase, giving the protein MRRWWLKTKLRLYRALLRVQWLVEAAAIYLIMALCGLLGPDRASAAGGWVARKLGPHLAVSTMARGQIEAAYPGITQAERERILLGVWDNLGRYFTEYAHLRTLWPGTGDDPPPPGARIEVDPGVVERFLAIRDDGKPAIIFTGHIGNWEILAVGAARHELPLAVMFRSPNNPIAEKLLLGIRGDAMGQLVPTGFQAAVVAARVLDEGGHLGMLVDQHFSRGVKVPFFGREVKTATTLAKLARRFKCDVYGAWAERLDGCRFRIHMTEALDFSAEYACADVKAAETAITARITATVETWARARPDQWNWLHRRWR; this is encoded by the coding sequence ATGCGTCGTTGGTGGTTGAAGACCAAGCTGCGGCTCTACCGCGCCCTGTTGCGCGTGCAGTGGCTGGTGGAAGCGGCCGCCATCTACCTGATCATGGCCCTGTGCGGCCTGCTGGGGCCTGACCGCGCCTCGGCCGCTGGCGGCTGGGTCGCGCGCAAGCTGGGGCCTCATCTGGCCGTCTCGACCATGGCGCGAGGCCAGATCGAGGCTGCCTATCCCGGCATCACGCAGGCCGAGCGCGAACGCATTCTGCTGGGCGTGTGGGACAATCTGGGCCGCTATTTCACCGAATACGCCCACCTGCGCACCCTGTGGCCCGGCACCGGCGACGACCCGCCGCCGCCCGGCGCCCGCATCGAGGTCGATCCCGGCGTGGTCGAACGCTTCCTGGCGATCCGCGACGACGGCAAGCCGGCGATCATCTTCACCGGCCACATCGGCAACTGGGAGATCCTGGCGGTGGGCGCCGCGCGCCATGAACTGCCGCTGGCGGTGATGTTCCGCAGCCCCAACAACCCGATCGCCGAGAAGCTGCTGCTGGGGATCAGGGGCGATGCCATGGGCCAGCTCGTCCCGACCGGCTTCCAGGCCGCCGTGGTGGCGGCGCGGGTGCTGGACGAGGGCGGGCACTTAGGCATGCTGGTCGACCAGCATTTCAGCCGCGGCGTGAAGGTGCCCTTCTTCGGCCGCGAGGTGAAGACCGCCACCACCCTGGCCAAGCTGGCCCGGCGCTTCAAATGCGACGTCTACGGGGCCTGGGCCGAGCGCCTGGACGGCTGCCGCTTCCGCATCCACATGACGGAGGCCCTGGATTTCAGCGCCGAATACGCGTGCGCCGACGTGAAGGCGGCCGAGACCGCGATCACCGCCCGCATCACCGCGACGGTCGAGACCTGGGCCCGCGCCCGCCCCGACCAATGGAACTGGCTGCATCGCCGCTGGCGGTAG
- a CDS encoding TetR/AcrR family transcriptional regulator: MVSIAEDQASGARGARRRQESRRRLLAAARKLFVERGYHATRPQDIAREADVGNGTFYLHFADKREIFLAFAEEACAEIEAAIIGPLHAPEPWDQRILNTLKATLAFEESERKVIAAALMDLSIIDPGSGEPTVRPRDRLAQLTAESLTQGMERGEIRADLNADLIAHALLGMVEQAAYHAERSNLDSELVLKTLAGFVIAGLAKAP; the protein is encoded by the coding sequence ATGGTTTCGATTGCAGAAGATCAGGCTTCCGGCGCCCGCGGTGCCCGCAGGCGTCAGGAAAGCCGGCGGCGCCTGCTGGCGGCCGCGCGCAAATTGTTCGTCGAGCGGGGTTACCACGCGACCCGGCCCCAGGATATCGCCCGCGAGGCGGATGTCGGCAACGGCACGTTCTACCTGCACTTCGCCGACAAGCGCGAGATCTTCCTGGCCTTTGCCGAGGAGGCCTGCGCCGAGATCGAGGCTGCGATCATCGGCCCGCTGCATGCGCCCGAACCGTGGGACCAGCGCATCCTGAACACGCTGAAGGCGACACTGGCTTTCGAGGAATCGGAGCGCAAGGTGATCGCCGCGGCGCTGATGGACCTGTCGATCATCGACCCTGGTTCGGGCGAGCCGACGGTGCGGCCGCGCGACCGCCTGGCCCAGCTCACCGCCGAATCACTGACCCAGGGCATGGAGCGGGGCGAGATTCGCGCCGACCTCAATGCCGATCTGATCGCCCATGCCCTGCTGGGCATGGTCGAACAGGCGGCCTATCACGCCGAACGCAGCAATCTCGACAGCGAGCTGGTGCTGAAGACCCTGGCCGGCTTCGTCATCGCCGGCCTGGCCAAGGCGCCTTAA
- a CDS encoding DUF2145 domain-containing protein, giving the protein MTNRRRAAALALALAAAPMAAATMPAQASSLAGGTAPTFSIDETASFAKSVEKILAARGARVALVARLGRDPDELPAGIDYTHVGLWVYSEITTADGRKLPGYAVFNLYRSNEDPDHSSLVQDFPLDFFAEIFVQRAGVIIPTPEMQARLARVIASPSYARLHDPHYSLLANPLRDDYQNCTSFVLDVTMAAIYGTDDRRQIRANVEAYFEPTVVDLDPLRRLFGPLFVEGAHTDDQDWNINTATFGSLARFYETYGLAQEVFEVTPIGIIGRPASAPALD; this is encoded by the coding sequence ATGACCAACCGCCGCCGTGCCGCCGCCCTGGCACTCGCCCTCGCCGCCGCCCCCATGGCGGCCGCGACCATGCCGGCCCAGGCTTCCAGCCTGGCCGGGGGCACCGCCCCGACCTTCTCGATCGATGAAACCGCAAGCTTCGCCAAGTCGGTGGAGAAAATCCTGGCGGCGCGGGGCGCCCGCGTCGCCCTGGTGGCGCGCCTGGGCCGCGATCCCGACGAACTGCCGGCAGGCATCGACTACACCCATGTCGGCCTGTGGGTGTACAGCGAGATCACGACGGCGGACGGGCGAAAGCTCCCCGGCTATGCCGTGTTCAACCTCTACCGCTCGAACGAGGATCCGGACCATTCCAGCCTGGTCCAGGACTTCCCGCTCGACTTCTTCGCCGAGATCTTCGTGCAGCGCGCGGGGGTGATCATCCCGACCCCGGAAATGCAGGCGCGCCTGGCCCGGGTGATCGCCTCGCCCAGCTATGCCCGGCTGCACGATCCGCATTACTCCCTGCTCGCCAATCCGCTGCGCGACGACTACCAGAACTGCACCAGTTTCGTGCTGGACGTCACCATGGCCGCGATCTACGGCACCGACGACCGGCGCCAGATCCGCGCCAATGTCGAAGCCTATTTCGAGCCGACCGTGGTCGACCTCGATCCCCTGCGCCGCCTGTTCGGCCCGCTCTTCGTCGAGGGTGCCCACACCGACGACCAGGACTGGAACATCAATACCGCGACCTTCGGTTCCCTGGCCCGATTCTACGAGACCTACGGCCTGGCGCAGGAGGTTTTCGAGGTAACGCCCATCGGCATCATCGGCCGCCCGGCGAGCGCGCCAGCGCTAGATTGA
- a CDS encoding fatty acid--CoA ligase, with product MTGGSGKGSTAITDGLIRSVGDIPRHHAQVRPEATALVFEGRASSYARWNDRASQVANALIGDGCGPAARVALFAKNSDWYYEIYGGTAKSNTVLVGVNWRLAAPEVAQVIRDSDAGILFVAPEFAPVIDQIKDELGAVRRIITLGPARGDWLGYEDWLAAASSRDPMVPVSPQDVAIQLYTSGTTGLPKGVMLTNENILEALKAVEAGVYGVLDAGNERILMCMPNFHIAGSNWGMFGFAIGAAVHVLKEVDPVRILETIEREKITRALFVPAVIMLLVQHPLAKTTDFSSLKTVVYGASPAPFDLLRQAMATFGCGLAQAYGLTETCGTVVSLPEADHEPGGNKRMHSCGKPLPGTTIRIVDGEGADLPPHTVGEILIRSKLNMAGYWKRPEDTAKSFVGDWFRSGDAGYLDEDGYLYIHDRVKDMIVSGGENIYPAEIESALFGHPAIADVAVIGVPDDKWGEAVKAVVVLKPGQAVEAAELIAFAKARIAGYKVPKSVDFAPVLPRNPSGKLLKRELRRPYWEGRDRQVN from the coding sequence ATGACTGGGGGAAGCGGCAAGGGTTCGACGGCGATCACCGATGGGTTGATCCGTTCCGTCGGGGATATTCCACGCCATCACGCGCAGGTGCGGCCCGAGGCGACCGCCCTGGTCTTCGAGGGGCGGGCGTCGTCTTATGCCCGCTGGAACGACCGGGCGTCGCAGGTGGCCAACGCCTTGATCGGCGACGGCTGCGGACCGGCGGCGAGGGTCGCGCTGTTCGCCAAGAACTCGGACTGGTACTACGAGATCTATGGCGGCACGGCCAAGTCCAACACCGTGCTGGTGGGCGTGAACTGGCGCCTGGCCGCCCCTGAGGTGGCCCAGGTGATCCGCGATTCCGATGCCGGGATCCTGTTCGTGGCGCCCGAATTCGCCCCCGTGATCGACCAGATCAAGGACGAGTTGGGCGCGGTGCGCCGGATCATCACCCTGGGCCCGGCCCGGGGCGATTGGCTCGGTTACGAAGACTGGCTGGCCGCCGCCTCGAGCCGTGACCCGATGGTTCCCGTCTCGCCCCAGGATGTCGCCATCCAGCTCTATACCTCGGGCACCACCGGCCTGCCCAAGGGCGTGATGCTGACCAACGAGAATATCCTCGAGGCGCTGAAGGCGGTCGAGGCGGGGGTTTACGGCGTGTTGGACGCCGGTAACGAGCGCATCTTGATGTGCATGCCCAACTTCCACATCGCCGGCTCGAACTGGGGCATGTTCGGCTTTGCCATCGGCGCCGCCGTCCATGTGCTGAAGGAAGTGGACCCGGTCCGCATCCTGGAGACCATCGAGCGCGAGAAGATCACCCGGGCCTTGTTCGTGCCCGCCGTGATCATGCTGCTGGTCCAGCACCCTCTGGCCAAGACCACCGATTTCTCGTCCCTGAAGACCGTGGTCTACGGCGCCTCGCCGGCCCCGTTCGACCTGCTGCGCCAGGCGATGGCGACCTTCGGCTGCGGCCTGGCCCAGGCTTACGGCCTGACCGAGACCTGCGGCACGGTGGTCAGCCTGCCCGAGGCCGATCACGAGCCGGGCGGCAACAAGCGCATGCACAGTTGCGGCAAGCCCCTGCCCGGCACGACGATCCGCATCGTCGATGGCGAAGGCGCCGACCTGCCGCCGCATACGGTGGGCGAGATCCTGATCCGCTCCAAGCTGAACATGGCCGGCTATTGGAAGCGGCCCGAGGATACCGCCAAGTCCTTCGTCGGCGACTGGTTCCGCTCGGGCGATGCCGGCTATCTGGACGAGGATGGTTACCTCTACATCCACGACCGGGTGAAGGACATGATCGTCTCGGGCGGCGAGAACATCTACCCGGCCGAAATCGAAAGTGCCCTGTTCGGCCACCCTGCCATCGCCGACGTGGCGGTGATCGGCGTGCCCGACGACAAATGGGGCGAGGCGGTGAAGGCCGTGGTGGTGCTCAAGCCCGGCCAGGCGGTCGAAGCGGCCGAGCTGATCGCCTTCGCCAAGGCCCGCATCGCCGGCTACAAGGTGCCCAAGAGCGTCGATTTCGCCCCGGTCCTGCCGCGCAACCCGTCGGGCAAGCTGCTGAAGCGCGAATTGCGCCGGCCCTATTGGGAAGGCCGCGACCGCCAGGTGAATTGA
- the folE gene encoding GTP cyclohydrolase I FolE: protein MPVTPTTMKLAGKPARPARGRESGNLVLGSARTDKPTREEAEAAVRTLLLWAGDDPDREGLADTPGRVVRSYEEFFAGYDADPVEMLNRTFEEVDGYDEMIVLKDIRLESYCEHHMVPIIGKAHVGYLPSTRVVGISKLARVVDAYAKRFQVQEKLTAQIANSIEEVLQPRGVAVIIEAAHQCMTTRGVHKPGVALVTSRMLGAFRHDPLTRREFLTIVGNPSSSFGV from the coding sequence ATGCCTGTCACCCCCACCACCATGAAGCTGGCCGGCAAGCCCGCCCGCCCCGCCCGCGGCCGCGAAAGCGGCAACCTGGTCCTGGGCAGCGCCCGCACCGACAAGCCGACGCGCGAGGAGGCCGAGGCCGCCGTGCGCACCCTCCTGCTGTGGGCGGGCGACGATCCCGATCGCGAGGGCCTGGCCGACACGCCCGGCCGCGTCGTGCGCTCCTACGAGGAATTCTTCGCCGGCTATGATGCCGATCCCGTCGAAATGCTGAACCGCACCTTCGAGGAGGTCGACGGCTACGACGAGATGATCGTGCTCAAGGACATAAGGCTGGAGAGCTACTGCGAACATCACATGGTGCCGATCATCGGCAAGGCCCATGTCGGCTACCTGCCGTCGACCCGGGTGGTGGGCATCTCCAAGCTGGCCCGTGTCGTCGATGCCTATGCCAAGCGCTTCCAGGTGCAGGAGAAGCTGACCGCGCAGATCGCCAATTCGATCGAGGAAGTGCTGCAGCCGCGCGGCGTCGCCGTGATCATCGAGGCGGCGCACCAGTGCATGACCACGCGCGGCGTGCACAAGCCGGGCGTCGCCCTGGTCACCTCGCGCATGCTGGGCGCCTTCCGCCACGACCCGCTGACCCGCCGGGAATTCCTGACGATCGTGGGCAACCCGTCGTCCAGCTTCGGCGTGTGA
- a CDS encoding DNA-3-methyladenine glycosylase family protein, whose amino-acid sequence MSPAAHEEVLARLGRKCRYMRHALKTAGIPAPRVREPGFAALVHIIVEQQVSVASGAAIWARLEQGLGGAVTPAAVLVHDEAGLTRFGLSRPKARYIHGLARSVARGEVDLGAIALMDDATAIAALTALKGIGRWTAEIYLMFALGRPDLWPAFDVALAEGAARLMGLESRPDFKALDEIGKRWAPHRSTAALVLWRYYSHSLSAAKA is encoded by the coding sequence ATGAGCCCCGCCGCCCACGAGGAGGTGCTGGCGCGCCTGGGCCGCAAATGCCGCTACATGCGCCATGCCCTGAAGACCGCGGGGATCCCGGCGCCCCGGGTGCGTGAGCCGGGCTTTGCCGCGCTGGTCCATATCATCGTCGAGCAGCAGGTCTCGGTCGCCTCCGGTGCTGCCATCTGGGCCCGGCTGGAGCAGGGCCTGGGCGGCGCGGTGACGCCCGCCGCGGTGCTGGTCCATGACGAGGCGGGCCTGACCCGCTTCGGCTTGAGCCGGCCCAAGGCCCGCTATATCCACGGCCTGGCCCGCTCGGTCGCCCGGGGCGAGGTCGACCTGGGCGCGATCGCGCTGATGGACGATGCGACGGCCATCGCCGCGCTGACCGCGCTCAAGGGCATCGGCCGCTGGACGGCGGAGATCTACCTGATGTTCGCCCTGGGCCGGCCCGACCTGTGGCCGGCCTTCGACGTCGCCCTGGCGGAAGGCGCGGCGCGGTTGATGGGCCTGGAATCGCGACCCGATTTCAAGGCGCTGGACGAGATCGGCAAGCGCTGGGCGCCGCACCGCTCCACCGCCGCGCTGGTGCTGTGGCGCTATTACAGCCACAGCCTCAGCGCGGCCAAGGCTTGA
- a CDS encoding LysE/ArgO family amino acid transporter: MDSLFLPGLQGFLLGASLIIAIGAQNAFVLRQGLLRRHVFAVSTICFLSDALLIAAGVAGLGSVIQAMPDTLRYITVGGALFLSVYGLLAFRRALHPSQMQASEAKAGGLAAAIVTCLGLTFLNPHVYLDTVVLLGGLSGRFAGEARLAFGLGAAVASAVWFYGLGYGSRLLQPLFARPIAWRVLDFAIAAIMWLIAASLLAQAIGA; encoded by the coding sequence ATGGACAGCTTGTTCCTGCCGGGCCTGCAGGGCTTCCTGCTGGGCGCCAGCCTGATCATCGCGATCGGGGCGCAGAATGCCTTCGTGCTGCGCCAGGGCCTGCTGCGCCGGCACGTCTTCGCCGTCTCGACCATCTGCTTCCTGTCGGACGCCCTGCTGATCGCAGCCGGCGTCGCGGGCCTGGGCAGCGTCATCCAGGCCATGCCCGACACCTTGCGCTACATCACCGTGGGCGGTGCGCTGTTCCTGAGCGTCTACGGCCTGCTCGCCTTTCGCCGGGCCCTGCATCCGTCGCAGATGCAGGCGAGCGAGGCCAAGGCCGGCGGCCTGGCGGCGGCGATCGTCACCTGCCTGGGCCTGACTTTCCTCAACCCCCATGTCTATCTCGACACGGTGGTGCTGCTGGGCGGGCTGTCGGGGCGCTTTGCCGGCGAGGCGCGCCTGGCCTTCGGCCTGGGCGCCGCCGTCGCCTCGGCGGTGTGGTTCTACGGCCTGGGCTATGGCTCGCGCCTGCTCCAGCCGCTGTTTGCCAGGCCCATCGCCTGGCGCGTGCTGGATTTCGCCATCGCCGCCATCATGTGGCTGATCGCGGCTAGCCTGCTGGCCCAGGCGATCGGGGCTTAA
- the apaG gene encoding Co2+/Mg2+ efflux protein ApaG — protein sequence MYDKITRAIRVTVKPTFLEDQSSPDENYYVWAYRVRIENQGGETVQLRDRYWRITDGFGRVQEVRGPGVVGEQPVLRPGERFEYTSGTPLPTPSGIMLGTYRMETQAGESFDVEIPPFSLDSPHQPVRLN from the coding sequence ATGTACGACAAGATCACCCGCGCCATCCGCGTCACGGTCAAGCCGACCTTCCTCGAGGACCAGTCCTCGCCGGACGAGAATTACTATGTCTGGGCCTACCGGGTGCGGATCGAGAACCAGGGCGGCGAGACGGTGCAATTGCGCGATCGCTATTGGCGCATTACCGACGGTTTCGGCCGGGTGCAGGAAGTGCGCGGGCCCGGCGTCGTCGGCGAGCAGCCGGTGCTGCGCCCGGGCGAGCGCTTCGAATACACCTCCGGCACGCCGCTGCCGACACCGTCCGGCATCATGCTCGGCACCTACCGGATGGAGACCCAGGCGGGCGAATCCTTCGATGTGGAAATCCCGCCGTTCTCGCTCGACAGCCCGCACCAGCCGGTGCGCCTGAACTGA
- a CDS encoding MFS transporter, translating to MASWLAMAIALVLVAVGLGLAGFAASLYLRYRAMTAWPMVPGQVAITGLDAERRLHRHAARLVHIPTVAYRYSVAGEDQIGSRLSNIPTLFEHEDEAKAFLARFPEGTALKVRYNPAAPRTRSSSRARRRSRPSSLAPWRRWARPPGCCWHNRSARAKRGAITRGAPVTGVSERRIILVVGAIQFVNIVDFMMVMPLGPDYAVGLGIDPAHLGYVAAAYTVAACLAGLLGAFVLDRFPRRLALTVALGGLGLGTMAGSIAVDLGSLIGARVIAGAFGGPATALAMSVLADHIPEARRGRAMGAVMGAFALAAVLGVPAGLEMARLGGWRLPFLVVGCAALVTAAFAWVALPRGGRPAAARSWRGLLRRREHLLAFAAVGFANLQSFMIIPSITAFLIFNLGYPRDGLSVLYLLGGSLSLVGMRLTGRLVDRLGTTNVNVVATAALSALLVTCFVVVPLPLPVIVLFPLFMLIMSARNVATQTLMTKVPPPAERAGFMSLLSATQHLAASAGAGLSSAMLSTGAGGALLGVPGWPGRR from the coding sequence ATGGCGTCATGGCTGGCGATGGCCATTGCCTTGGTGCTGGTGGCCGTCGGGCTCGGTCTGGCGGGCTTTGCCGCGTCCTTGTACCTGCGTTACCGCGCCATGACCGCCTGGCCGATGGTGCCGGGCCAGGTTGCCATTACCGGCCTGGATGCCGAACGCCGCCTCCATCGCCATGCCGCCCGGCTGGTGCATATTCCCACCGTCGCCTACCGCTACAGCGTGGCGGGCGAGGACCAGATCGGCAGCCGCCTGTCCAACATACCCACCCTGTTCGAGCACGAGGACGAGGCCAAGGCCTTCCTGGCCCGCTTCCCCGAGGGCACCGCGCTGAAGGTCCGCTACAACCCGGCCGCCCCCAGGACTCGGTCATCGAGCCGCGCCCGCCGCAGGTCGCGGCCCTCGTCGCTGGCGCCGTGGCGGCGCTGGGCGCGGCCGCCTGGGTGCTGCTGGCATAACCGCAGCGCCCGTGCGAAAAGAGGGGCGATAACGCGGGGAGCGCCGGTGACGGGTGTGTCGGAGCGTCGGATCATCCTGGTGGTCGGCGCCATCCAGTTTGTGAACATCGTCGATTTCATGATGGTGATGCCGCTGGGCCCCGACTATGCCGTGGGCTTAGGGATCGATCCTGCGCACCTGGGCTATGTTGCCGCCGCCTATACGGTGGCGGCCTGCCTTGCCGGCCTCCTTGGCGCCTTCGTCCTCGACCGCTTTCCCCGCCGGCTGGCCCTGACCGTGGCCCTGGGCGGCCTGGGCCTGGGCACCATGGCGGGCAGCATCGCCGTCGACCTGGGCAGCCTGATCGGCGCGCGGGTGATCGCCGGGGCCTTCGGCGGGCCGGCGACGGCGCTCGCCATGTCGGTGCTGGCCGATCACATTCCCGAGGCACGGCGCGGCCGGGCCATGGGCGCCGTCATGGGCGCCTTTGCCCTGGCCGCCGTGCTGGGCGTGCCGGCGGGCCTGGAGATGGCGCGCCTGGGTGGCTGGCGCCTGCCCTTCCTGGTCGTCGGCTGCGCCGCCCTGGTCACCGCGGCCTTCGCCTGGGTGGCCCTGCCCCGGGGCGGGCGGCCGGCGGCGGCGCGGTCCTGGCGTGGTTTGCTGCGGCGGCGCGAACACCTCCTGGCCTTTGCCGCGGTCGGCTTTGCCAACCTGCAAAGCTTCATGATCATCCCCTCGATCACCGCCTTCCTGATCTTCAACCTAGGCTATCCGCGCGACGGGTTGAGCGTGCTGTACCTGCTGGGCGGCAGTCTCAGTTTGGTCGGCATGCGCCTGACCGGGCGCCTGGTCGACCGGCTGGGCACCACCAATGTCAATGTCGTGGCGACCGCGGCCTTGTCGGCGCTGCTGGTCACCTGCTTCGTCGTGGTGCCCCTGCCGCTGCCGGTGATCGTGCTGTTCCCCCTGTTCATGCTGATCATGTCGGCGCGCAATGTCGCGACCCAGACCCTGATGACCAAGGTGCCGCCGCCCGCCGAACGGGCGGGCTTCATGTCGCTGCTCTCGGCCACCCAGCACCTGGCCGCCTCGGCCGGGGCGGGCCTGTCCAGCGCCATGCTCTCGACCGGGGCCGGCGGCGCCCTGCTGGGGGTTCCCGGCTGGCCTGGGCGGCGATAG
- the argE gene encoding acetylornithine deacetylase, translating into MMAGEKIDATQMLRKLVAFDTTSRNSNLDLIDFVRGYLDGHGVKSELVFDHGGAKANLYATLGPREAGGIVLSGHTDVVPVDDQDWETDPWTLTERHNRLYGRGSCDMKGFVACSLALVPELLERGLKEPVHLAFSYDEEVGCLGVHSLIAHIIEHHPKPRLCLVGEPTMMGVVDTHKGIRSYVTTVTGLEAHSSQTQIGVNAVMVAAELINFLGQMGEDLKAQGDATGRFTPPYTTLSVGTIEGGTAVNIIPRHCRFAWEYRSLPGTDAEAPIRRFEDHVTRRVLPALEEKAPGIAAITTVPRSVTPALKPDPGSLAETLAKALAGSNETQAVSYATEAGIFQVHGIPTVVCGPGDILQAHRPNEFVSIEQLEACTTFLRRLADRVCVA; encoded by the coding sequence ATGATGGCTGGTGAAAAGATCGATGCGACCCAGATGCTGCGCAAGCTCGTGGCCTTCGATACGACCAGCCGCAATTCCAACCTCGACCTGATCGATTTCGTCCGCGGCTACCTCGACGGCCACGGTGTTAAGAGCGAGCTGGTGTTCGACCACGGCGGCGCCAAGGCCAATCTCTATGCGACGCTGGGCCCGCGCGAGGCAGGCGGCATCGTGCTGTCGGGCCACACCGACGTGGTCCCGGTCGACGACCAGGATTGGGAAACCGATCCCTGGACCCTGACCGAGCGCCACAACCGCCTCTATGGCCGCGGTTCATGCGATATGAAGGGTTTCGTCGCCTGCTCGCTGGCCCTGGTGCCGGAGTTGCTGGAACGCGGCCTGAAGGAACCCGTCCACCTCGCCTTCTCCTATGACGAGGAAGTGGGGTGCCTGGGCGTTCACAGCCTGATCGCCCATATCATCGAGCATCACCCCAAGCCCCGCCTGTGCCTGGTGGGCGAGCCGACCATGATGGGCGTGGTCGACACCCACAAGGGCATCCGCTCCTACGTCACCACGGTGACCGGGCTCGAGGCCCATTCCAGCCAGACCCAGATCGGCGTGAACGCGGTGATGGTCGCGGCCGAGCTGATCAATTTCTTAGGCCAGATGGGCGAGGACCTGAAGGCCCAGGGCGATGCCACCGGGCGCTTCACCCCGCCCTATACCACCTTGTCGGTCGGCACGATCGAGGGCGGCACGGCGGTGAACATCATCCCGCGCCATTGCCGCTTCGCCTGGGAATACCGCTCGCTGCCCGGCACCGATGCCGAGGCGCCGATCCGCCGCTTCGAGGATCATGTGACCAGGCGGGTGCTGCCGGCGCTGGAGGAGAAGGCGCCCGGCATCGCCGCCATCACCACCGTGCCGCGCTCGGTTACCCCGGCGCTGAAGCCCGATCCCGGCTCCTTGGCCGAGACCCTGGCCAAGGCCCTGGCCGGCAGCAACGAGACGCAAGCCGTCTCCTATGCGACGGAAGCCGGCATCTTCCAGGTTCACGGCATCCCGACCGTCGTCTGCGGCCCCGGCGACATCCTCCAGGCCCACCGCCCCAACGAGTTCGTGAGCATCGAGCAACTGGAAGCCTGCACGACCTTCCTGCGCCGCCTGGCCGACCGGGTGTGCGTGGCATAA
- a CDS encoding TetR/AcrR family transcriptional regulator, which yields MSSETRQRIVAASLKLFAQKGIAATTTRDIATEAGIAEGTIYRHFPSKEAMADEIFLENYLPFARVLDSIQRRNTTTLAKIVAMVNHFYGAFDRDRDAFTYLLVSPHRVTERVPHGTATPVSVLRDVLSEGIAAGTLRPLDVQLGTHLVLGLITQPANAHVYHEIEGSLLDLAPTVIDAIWRVVCAD from the coding sequence ATGTCGTCCGAAACCCGGCAGCGCATCGTGGCCGCATCCCTGAAACTGTTCGCCCAGAAGGGCATCGCGGCCACCACGACGCGCGACATCGCGACCGAGGCCGGCATCGCCGAAGGGACGATCTATCGCCATTTCCCCTCCAAGGAGGCAATGGCCGACGAGATCTTCCTGGAAAACTACCTGCCCTTTGCCCGCGTGCTCGATTCCATCCAGCGGCGCAACACCACCACGCTCGCCAAGATCGTCGCCATGGTGAACCACTTCTATGGCGCCTTCGACCGCGACCGGGACGCCTTCACCTATCTCCTCGTCTCGCCCCACCGCGTAACTGAACGGGTACCGCATGGCACCGCCACGCCGGTCTCCGTCCTGCGCGACGTGCTGAGCGAGGGGATCGCCGCCGGCACCCTGCGCCCGCTGGACGTCCAGCTCGGCACCCATCTGGTGCTGGGCCTGATCACCCAGCCGGCCAATGCCCATGTCTATCACGAGATCGAGGGCTCCCTGCTCGATCTGGCGCCCACCGTCATCGACGCGATCTGGCGCGTCGTCTGCGCCGACTGA